CCGGTAACTTTTGCCGGTTCCCGTGGGTCCAATGAGGGCGTAAACTTTCATAGGCTTCGTTCCTTTTTTAAAAACGCCTCGATAAAGTCATCGATCTCGCCATCCATCACCCGGTTGACGTCTCCGGTTTCGTGACCGGTGCGATGGTCCTTAACCAGATTATAGGGATGAAAGACATAGGTGCGAATCTGGTTCCCCCAGGCAATTTCTTTGTGTTCCCCTTTAATCTCCTGAAGTCTCCTCTTCTGTTCTTCTCGGTAGCGTTCATACAGGCGAGCCCGAAGGATTTTCATGGCCACCGCCCTATTCTGATGTTGTGACCGCTCATTTTGGCACTGCACCACAATTCCGGTGGGAATATGGATGATACGCACTGCCGAATCGGTGACATTCACATGCTGTCCCCCATGCCCTCCAGCCCGGAAGGTTTCGATTTTCAAATCCTGGGGATTGATTTCAACTTCCACCTCTTCACCCATTTCCGGAATCACGTCTACCATGGCAAAGGTGGTATGCCGGCGCTTATTGGCATCAAACGGAGAAATGCGAATCAACCGGTGCACCCCGTGTTCCGATTTCAGGTACCCGTAAGCATACTCCCCCTGGGCAATGAAAGTCACATGTTTTAAACCCGCTTCTTCTCCTTCCAGTTCATCGGTCACCCTGGCTTCAAACCCTTTGCGCTCACAGAAGCGGAGGTACATCCGCAACAGCATCGCCACCCAATCCTGTGATTCCACACCTCCCGCCCCGGAATGAATGGTCACAATAGCATTCCCCTTGTCCTCCGGTTCCCGGAAAAGCATCCTGATGTCGAGGTCCAC
This region of Atribacterota bacterium genomic DNA includes:
- the prfB gene encoding peptide chain release factor 2 (programmed frameshift), with amino-acid sequence MPLDMENMLNVIREKLTEIGEYLDQEGLSRRIKALEEKMSRDDFWSDPVEQVQVLGEYKYLRQIMEGYNNLKEKWQEVEEWKGILDPGDPEYRELESEARALFTEVVDLDIRMLFREPEDKGNAIVTIHSGAGGVESQDWVAMLLRMYLRFCERKGFEARVTDELEGEEAGLKHVTFIAQGEYAYGYLKSEHGVHRLIRISPFDANKRRHTTFAMVDVIPEMGEEVEVEINPQDLKIETFRAGGHGGQHVNVTDSAVRIIHIPTGIVVQCQNERSQHQNRAVAMKILRARLYERYREEQKRRLQEIKGEHKEIAWGNQIRTYVFHPYNLVKDHRTGHETGDVNRVMDGEIDDFIEAFLKKERSL